One stretch of Tenrec ecaudatus isolate mTenEca1 chromosome 18, mTenEca1.hap1, whole genome shotgun sequence DNA includes these proteins:
- the C18H19orf84 gene encoding piRNA-mediated silencing protein C19orf84 homolog — translation MEQPKEGARPEGTNPCPPSPETESGSSAPFPILPPSFLGTPDPAHLGLPESLASVTVPIRLDALSYLLHSALLGAYNLQQSLSCPCSPETCCPQSGPPCGQGVWDIQQRPGRGQGQGQGQRRWGRGRAEKPERGWPGGSGAGPKTPLMPPMPPPPPAKNGKKEAGDLGPPPNTLPAAEEDWESEY, via the exons ATGGAACAGCCAAAGGAAGGGGCTAGGCCCGAGGG GACCAACCCATGTCCCCCATCACCTGAGACTGAGTCAGGATCCTCTGCACCCTTTCCAATCCTGCCACCGTCTTTCCTGGGTACCCCAGACCCAGCCCACTTGGGCCTCCCCGAGAGCCTGGCCTCTGTCACTGTCCCCATCCGACTGGATGCCCTCTCCTACCTCCTGCACAGTGCCCTGCTGGGGGCCTACAACCTCCAACAGTCCCTGTCCTGCCCCTGCTCTCCTGAGACCTGCTGCCCCCAGTCGGGCCCACCTTGCGGTCAAGGGGTCTGGGACATCCAGCAGAGGCCAGGCAGGGgccagggtcaggggcagggccaGCGGCGGTGGGGGCGTGGGCGAGCTGAGAAGCCTGAGAGAGGATGGCCAGGGGGCTCTGGGGCtggccccaagacccctctgatgCCACCgatgccaccaccacctcctgccAAGAATGGGAAGAAGGAAGCTGGAGATCTGGGACCTCCCCCTAACACGCTGCCCGCTGCTGAGGAGGACTGGGAGTCTGAGTACTAA
- the LIM2 gene encoding lens fiber membrane intrinsic protein, with protein MYSFMSGGLFCAWVGTILMVVATATDHWMQYRLSGSFAHQGLWRYCLGSKCYLQTESIAYWNATRAFMILSVLGATSGIILGILAFAQQPTFTRLSRPFSAGIMFFVSTLFILLALAIYTGVTVSFLGRRFGDWRFSWSYILGWVSLLMTFFAGIFYMCAYRMHECQRQSTSH; from the exons ATGTACAGCTTCATGAGTGGCGGCCTCTTCTGCGCCTGGGTTGGGACCATCCTCATGGTGGTGGCCACCGCCACTGACCACTGGATGCAGTACCGGCTCTCGGGGTCCTTTGCCCACCAGGGCCTGTGGCGGTACTGTCTGGGCTCCAAGTGCTACCTGCAGACAGAGAGCATCG cgtACTGGAATGCCACCCGGGCCTTCATGATCCTGTCAGTCCTGGGCGCCACCTCTGGCATCATCTTAGGCATCTTGGCCTTCGCTCAGCAGCCCACCTTCACCCGCCTCTCCAGACCCTTCTCTGCGGGCATCATGTTTTTCGTCTCAA CTCTTTTTATCCTCCTCGCTCTGGCCATTTATACCGGGGTCACCGTCAGCTTCCTGGGCCGCCGCTTCGGAGATTGGCGCTTTTCCTGGTCTTACATCCTGGGCTGGGTGTCCCTGCTCATGACCTTCTTCGCAG GGATTTTCTACATGTGTGCCTACCGGATGCATGAGTGTCAGCGCCAGTCCACTTCCCATTGA